The nucleotide sequence GCGGCTCCGGATGCACCACCGCTCATCGCGGTCGACAGGCCGGACTGCAGACCCGCCAGGCTCTGCAGCGGAGCAAACGGCGTCAGCGCCGTGACAACCGCCGACGCGCCGGAATGGTAGGCCGACATCACCGACACATCGAGAGCCCAGATCTCCTCATATGCCGCCTCCACGGTGGCAATCGCTGGCGCGTTTTGCCCGAAGAGATTCGAAAGCACCAACGACACCAGGTTCGAACGGTTAGCCGCCACCAACGCCGGCGGCACCATCGCAGTCCGCACGGCCTCAAATTCGGCCGCCATGGCACTGGCCTGGGCGCCCGCCTGCGCGGCCTGGCCAGCCGCAGTGGCGAGCCACCCTGCGTATGGCGCCGCGGCGCCGGCCATCGCAAGCGATGCCGCGCCTTGCCACGACCCGCTCAGAATTCCCGAGGTAATAGATTCGAAAGATGAAGCCGCCATTGATAGTTCGTCGGCCAGCCCGTCCCAAGCCACCGCGGCCGTCAGCATGGGTTCCGATCCCGCGCCAGCGAATATGAGTGCCGAGTTGATCTCGGGTGGAAGCACGGAGAAGTTCATCGCCAACCCTTTCGCTGAAGGCTCCACGCCAGGACCAACGACAGTGGGCCCGGGTGTCAGTCGGCGGCCGTCACGCCAACCTCGTAGCGGACAAACTACGCGCATAACCGGTAGAGACTTTGGCATATTTATCATAACGCGATCATTCTGTTATCTGATCGTGATTCTATATCCGGGCTATTGCCAAATTTCTTTACACGGGCCGTTCAGGACATATCCAGCGGTCTCGATGTCAAGCCCGAATCAGGCGTTGACCTCCCGAAGCAAGGGGAGATGCAAGGGAATTCGGTAGCGGATCCAAGCCGCTTTCGCGCGGAACTTCCTCGCCGAGTATGCGTTAAATTCAGCTGCCGCAAACCCGCAATTTGCGCCATCAGCGCCCGGAAAATCTCAACAATGCAGAACAATGCAGCTAGGCTCGTCCGGCGACAGCGCAACTAACGGCGAATCACCCCATGGTCGCCATGGCAGCAAACCGCGGACCCGGTCCACAGACGTGATTGCAGGCGTGTCGGTGCTCAGACCCAGTGCGGCCACAGCCCCCAGCGAAGCCGCGCAGACTTCTACGATGGCGCCGATAACGGGCAACTGCGGCGGCGGGATGCGGTATGACGGAAGCTGGCTTGGTGCCAACGGGCATGCGACGACCGCAGCGACCGTCAGGATGCTTCGTTTCCATCCACAGCCGATCGGGTATGGGAACGAATGGTTGCAGCAAGGCCCGACCAAACAATGCCCGACCAACAGTGGCGACGAGAGCGGAGAGTGACATGAGATCCCAAGCCAGGACGACATTCGCGGTTTTTGGCGGCGGCGCCATGCTTGTTCTGGCGGTGGCCTGCGGTGGCGGCGAAAACAAGGCGCCAAGTAGCACAACGCCGACCACGACACCCACAACAACAGTCCCATCCAGCCCATCCAGCTCACCTACGACAGAGTCGTCACCGGCGCCGGGCGGTCCGTCCGGCACTGGCGGCCCAGAGGGCGGGGGCGGCGGCGTGCCCGGCGGTCCCACCGGCAGCGGCGGTCCGGGTGGGGGAGGCGGTAGCATCCCGGGTGGGCCCACCGGCGGCGGTGGACCAGGCGGTGGCGGCGGCACCATTCCCGGCGTGGGTGGGGGCGGCGGCGGGCCGGGCGGTGGCGGCGGCTGCATCGGCAACATCTGCGGCAGCTACCCGTGATCGCGAGACGTCACTGAAACTTCCTTGAACTTTGCGGCGACGTTCGCCCCGGCCATGGTGACCCAGGCGCGTTAGTTGATGCGTTCCGGCGACGGTCGGTCCGCGTTATGGTTCGGTCAAGGCCGATCGCAAGCGCAAGGGAGCCTCGACATGGCCAAGCTCAGGTTCGGATATTTCATCGCCCCGTTCCACCGTGCCGGCACCAATCCAACACTGGCCCTACAGCGCGATCTGGAGTTCGTCGAACATCTGGATGCCCTCGGGTTTGATGAGGCCTGGATCGGGGAACATCACTCGGCCGGCAGCGAGATCATCAGTTCACCGGAGGTCTTCATCGCCGCCGCCGCCGAACGGACCAAGCGGATCCGCCTTGGCACGGGGGTCATATCGCTGGCCTATCACAACCCGCTCTGGGTCGCTGACCGGCTGATGCTGCTCGATCATCTCACCCACGGTCGGGTGATCGGAGGCATGGGACCGGGTTCATTGCCCACCGATTCAGCGATGATCGGGCTTACCCCCACCGACACCCGCGAGCTGCTGGAAACCAACCTCGACATCGTCGTCCGGCTGTTGGCTGGGCAAACCGTGACCGCCAAGACCGCAACACATCAACTGTTCGACGCGAGATTGCAGCTTGCGCCCTTCTCGGAAGGAGGGATCCCACTGGCGGTCGCCGCCGTCGCGTCGCCGACCGGTGCGCGGCTGGCCGGCAGGCATGGCATCGGCCTGCTGTCGATCGGAGCGACGCTGACGATCGAGGGCTTCGATGCGCTGGCCCATCACTGGGGCATCGTCGAAGAGCGCGCCGCGGCGTTCGGCACCCACGCCGACCGCAAGAACTGGACCCTGGTCGGGCCGTTTCACATCGCCGAGACCGATGCGCAAGCCCGTGCCGACGTGAAATTCGGCATCGAGCCTTGGTTCCGATATTTCCAAAAAGTTGCCGCGTTCCCCCAGATGACCATGCCTGGAGAACAACTTGACGAGATGATCGACATCATCAACGAGAACGGCGCCGGTGTGATCGGTACCCCGGAGCGGGCGCGGGCACAGGTCCAGCGACTGTGGGATCAATCTGGCGGATTCGGCTGCATGCTGCAGATGGGCCACGAATGGGCAAATCCCGCGGCGACCAGACGTTCCGCCGAGCTGTTCGCCGCCGAAGTGATGCCGCACTTTCAGGGACAAGCCCAGCCCACCCTCGACGCTGCCGTGCGTGCCGGCGAAGTGCGGGAAGGTCTGGCCCAGACGCAGCTGCAGGCCATCGACCACATGACCAAGAAATATCAGCAAGAACTCGACAGCAAGTAGCCGCTGGGGCCGAAAGCCGTTGCAGCTGAAGCTCAGCACTCACCGATTAGGGCAAGCGCTAGCCGGTGTTGGAGGCCTCCCGCTCGGCCGCCTTGACGAGTCGACCTGCAAAGAACTTGACCGCGTTGCCCAACGCCGCACGCATCACCGGCCCCGTTCCGCGAACTCCCTCGGAAAAAGAGCCGCTCCAGCGGATGTCGGTGCCGCCGGATGCGTTCGGGGTGAAGACCACTTCGCCGTGATAGTCCTTGGCCGGAGTCGAAGACCCAACCATCTTGTAAACGTGGCGGCGGTCCTGCTCGTACTCGACGGTCTCCTCCTGCACGAGCATGGGCCACATGCCTACCTTGCGAATCGCCCCGACACCGCCCGGTGCCGGGTCACCTTGCCGCGCCCAGCTCGACTGCATGACGATTGGCTTGGCCCAGTTAGCCCAGTTGGCGCCGTCCGTCGCGAGCCGGAACAGCGTCGCGGCAGGCGCGCTACTGGTCTTGGTGACTTCGAAGGAGAACTTGCGACCCGACATACCCACTCCCGATCTCACGAATGCCTGCAACGGTGCTGCCGCGTACCCTACCGGCACGCCCGACGCTGATCCGTCCGGCCCAACGCCGACCAGGCAAAATGGCCCCCTTGCCCGAATC is from Mycobacterium marinum and encodes:
- a CDS encoding LLM class flavin-dependent oxidoreductase, whose amino-acid sequence is MAKLRFGYFIAPFHRAGTNPTLALQRDLEFVEHLDALGFDEAWIGEHHSAGSEIISSPEVFIAAAAERTKRIRLGTGVISLAYHNPLWVADRLMLLDHLTHGRVIGGMGPGSLPTDSAMIGLTPTDTRELLETNLDIVVRLLAGQTVTAKTATHQLFDARLQLAPFSEGGIPLAVAAVASPTGARLAGRHGIGLLSIGATLTIEGFDALAHHWGIVEERAAAFGTHADRKNWTLVGPFHIAETDAQARADVKFGIEPWFRYFQKVAAFPQMTMPGEQLDEMIDIINENGAGVIGTPERARAQVQRLWDQSGGFGCMLQMGHEWANPAATRRSAELFAAEVMPHFQGQAQPTLDAAVRAGEVREGLAQTQLQAIDHMTKKYQQELDSK
- a CDS encoding SRPBCC family protein; the encoded protein is MSGRKFSFEVTKTSSAPAATLFRLATDGANWANWAKPIVMQSSWARQGDPAPGGVGAIRKVGMWPMLVQEETVEYEQDRRHVYKMVGSSTPAKDYHGEVVFTPNASGGTDIRWSGSFSEGVRGTGPVMRAALGNAVKFFAGRLVKAAEREASNTG